The Phycisphaeraceae bacterium genome has a window encoding:
- a CDS encoding AAA family ATPase yields MSIHAGDDGRALLHCHAGCESPDVLESIGLQAADLFADDPRQTARRNGHGPPRKKAPDARTREGANQTEKVYATARDAVAELERRHGPRSTTWTYHDAGGEPVGLVVRWNTPTGKDVRPVSKTPAGWIIGGMPTPRPLYALPDLLATKPGDRVYVAEGEKAADAARAVGLVATTSPHGSKSAGKADWSPVSGREVVILPDHDDAGERYAADVARLATAAGAKSVRVVRLVELWAGMPEGGDMADLVEHRGGDVTGGAIRAEVEALTPKPAPTTPKPAPIDGGPVVVRLSDVQPEPVAWLWPGRFALGKLTLIAGDPGLGKSFLTLDMASRVSTGAGWPDHRGERITPGGVVLLSAEDAIADTIRPRLDAAGADVARIVALEAIRSVGDNGRESARAFDLSRDLPALEAAIRSVEGCRLVVIDPVTAYLGGVDSHKNGEIRGLLAPLGAIAERHRVAVVAVTHLNKSAGGPAIYRAMGSLAFAAAARAAWAVAKDRDDPRRRLLLPIKNNIAPDTGGLAYRIEPLGVDGCPAVAWEPDPVNVSADDALAGDRDDGGGRTERDDAAEWLADLLAHGPRAARDVERDARDAGYSIATVRRAKAAIGVVSRKPAFGGPWEWTLPAQDAQPPKMLTEDAHTPASEHLGEKHAGFDGNPSKMLNGEGVSALGDGERLGDTATDAGDGWGEL; encoded by the coding sequence TTGAGCATCCACGCCGGCGACGACGGGCGGGCGCTGCTTCATTGCCACGCCGGCTGCGAATCTCCCGACGTGCTGGAGTCGATCGGGTTGCAGGCGGCGGACCTGTTCGCCGATGATCCGCGCCAGACGGCGCGGCGGAACGGACACGGCCCGCCGAGAAAAAAAGCCCCGGACGCGCGGACACGCGAGGGGGCGAATCAGACCGAGAAAGTCTACGCCACGGCCCGCGACGCGGTGGCCGAGTTGGAGCGACGGCACGGCCCACGATCGACGACCTGGACGTACCACGACGCCGGCGGCGAGCCGGTGGGGCTGGTGGTGCGGTGGAACACGCCCACGGGGAAAGACGTGCGCCCGGTGAGCAAGACCCCGGCGGGTTGGATCATCGGCGGGATGCCCACCCCCCGACCGCTGTACGCCCTGCCCGACCTGCTGGCGACGAAGCCCGGCGATCGGGTGTACGTCGCCGAAGGCGAGAAGGCGGCGGATGCGGCCCGCGCGGTCGGGCTGGTGGCGACGACAAGCCCGCACGGGTCGAAGTCGGCGGGCAAGGCGGATTGGTCCCCGGTGTCTGGGCGTGAAGTTGTGATCCTCCCCGACCACGACGACGCCGGCGAGCGGTACGCGGCGGACGTGGCTCGGCTGGCGACGGCTGCGGGCGCGAAGTCGGTGCGAGTGGTGCGGCTGGTTGAACTCTGGGCGGGGATGCCCGAAGGCGGCGATATGGCGGACCTGGTGGAGCATCGCGGCGGGGACGTGACCGGGGGGGCGATCCGCGCGGAAGTCGAAGCCCTGACGCCCAAGCCCGCGCCGACCACGCCCAAGCCCGCGCCGATTGACGGCGGGCCGGTGGTGGTGCGGCTGTCGGACGTGCAACCCGAGCCGGTGGCGTGGTTGTGGCCCGGTCGGTTCGCCCTGGGCAAACTGACCCTGATTGCCGGCGATCCCGGTTTGGGGAAATCGTTTCTGACGTTGGATATGGCGTCGCGGGTTTCGACGGGCGCGGGCTGGCCCGATCATCGCGGCGAGCGAATCACGCCCGGCGGCGTGGTGCTGCTGAGCGCTGAGGATGCGATCGCGGACACAATCCGCCCGCGCTTGGACGCGGCGGGCGCGGACGTGGCCCGGATCGTGGCGCTGGAAGCGATCCGATCGGTTGGGGACAACGGGCGAGAGTCGGCCCGCGCGTTCGACCTGTCGCGCGACTTGCCCGCGCTGGAAGCGGCGATCCGATCGGTGGAGGGTTGCCGGCTGGTGGTGATCGACCCGGTGACGGCGTACCTGGGCGGCGTCGATTCGCACAAGAACGGGGAGATACGCGGGCTGCTGGCCCCGCTGGGAGCGATCGCGGAGCGGCATCGGGTGGCGGTGGTCGCGGTTACCCACTTGAACAAGTCGGCCGGCGGGCCGGCAATCTACCGGGCGATGGGATCGCTTGCGTTCGCGGCGGCGGCGAGGGCGGCATGGGCCGTGGCCAAGGACCGGGACGATCCGCGCCGGCGGCTGCTGCTGCCGATCAAGAACAACATTGCCCCGGACACGGGCGGGCTGGCATACCGGATCGAACCCCTGGGCGTCGATGGTTGCCCGGCGGTGGCGTGGGAACCCGACCCGGTGAACGTGAGCGCCGATGATGCCCTTGCGGGTGATCGTGACGACGGCGGCGGGCGCACCGAGCGCGACGACGCGGCGGAATGGCTGGCCGACCTGCTGGCCCACGGCCCACGCGCTGCGCGTGACGTGGAGCGCGATGCCCGCGACGCGGGGTATTCGATCGCCACGGTGCGGCGGGCAAAGGCGGCTATCGGGGTGGTGTCCCGCAAGCCGGCTTTCGGTGGTCCCTGGGAATGGACCCTCCCCGCCCAAGATGCTCAACCCCCGAAGATGCTCACCGAAGATGCTCACACCCCGGCAAGTGAGCATCTTGGGGAGAAACACGCGGGATTCGACGGGAATCCGTCCAAGATGCTCAACGGTGAGGGAGTGAGCGCCTTGGGCGATGGTGAGCGCCTTGGGGACACGGCCACGGACGCCGGCGACGGCTGGGGGGAACTGTGA
- a CDS encoding DUF4258 domain-containing protein encodes MNTNATRAHSTIRRCIEAERFRLSEHFAKRMDDRGLFWADVLAAIDAPTRFEPDGFDAASRARWIVEGPCADGAPIGIVCAIGRDDAGELTVFVTLYWER; translated from the coding sequence ATGAACACCAACGCCACGCGCGCCCATTCCACGATCCGACGCTGCATCGAAGCCGAGCGGTTCCGGCTGAGCGAACACTTCGCCAAGCGGATGGATGACCGGGGGCTGTTCTGGGCCGACGTGCTGGCGGCGATCGACGCCCCCACGCGCTTCGAGCCGGACGGGTTCGACGCGGCGTCCCGCGCCCGCTGGATCGTCGAAGGCCCCTGCGCGGATGGCGCGCCGATCGGGATCGTGTGCGCCATCGGGCGCGATGACGCGGGCGAGTTGACGGTGTTCGTGACGCTGTACTGGGAGCGATAG
- a CDS encoding helix-turn-helix domain-containing protein: MPKKTTTPRGSHRATFTDDVPYTMRLPDGRTLFVLLRPEWCELDVTGELLFKPEAARFLDRIRVMAMKTPKAPTPGYVRTLRNALGLTQVELGERIGVASMTVSRWERGTLRPGPESAAALDKLRREAGRRGVAIAA, from the coding sequence ATGCCGAAGAAAACGACCACGCCACGCGGATCGCATCGAGCGACCTTCACGGACGACGTGCCCTACACCATGCGGCTGCCGGACGGGCGCACGCTGTTCGTGCTGCTGCGCCCCGAGTGGTGCGAACTGGACGTGACCGGGGAACTGCTGTTCAAGCCCGAGGCGGCGCGGTTCCTTGATCGGATTCGCGTCATGGCGATGAAGACGCCGAAAGCCCCCACGCCGGGGTACGTTCGCACGCTCCGCAACGCCCTGGGGCTGACGCAAGTTGAGTTGGGGGAGCGGATCGGCGTCGCGTCGATGACGGTTTCACGATGGGAGCGCGGCACGCTGAGGCCCGGCCCGGAATCGGCGGCGGCGCTGGACAAACTGCGGCGCGAGGCAGGCCGGCGCGGCGTGGCGATCGCGGCGTGA
- the guaB gene encoding IMP dehydrogenase produces MEKIVSDGITFDDVLLIPRLSAVTPDSVSTTSRLTRNIPLNLPLVSAPMDTVTESRLAIALAQEGGIGIIHKNLPPDAQAREVAKVKRSENGVIADPITLGPDDTIAKARRLMAEQNVSGFPVTADGTSRGRVVGILTRRDMKFLSTSADSRVGDVMTQKNLVTAPPETTLDEAERLLTSRRVEKLLLIGSDGALAGLITMRDIENTRRHPRACRDARGRLRVGAAVGVHQLDRVQALIDAEVDVIVVDTAHGHSRNVLQTVKAIRSRYDIDLIAGNIATAEAARDLIEAGVDAVKVGIGPGSICTTRVVTGVGVPQLTAIMSACSVADDAGVPVIADGGIRQSGDIAKALAAGASAVMMGGLFAGLDESPGELVLHRGRRFKSYRGMGSEGAMAAGSADRYAQGGVTESRKFVPEGVEGRVPYKGPLSEFVYQMVGGLRAAMGYCGCASIEELRRDARFVRVSPASVIESHPHDIQITRESPNYSMMPVGDE; encoded by the coding sequence ATGGAGAAGATCGTTTCCGACGGCATCACCTTCGACGACGTCCTCCTGATCCCCCGACTCAGCGCCGTCACGCCTGACAGCGTGTCCACCACGTCGCGCCTGACCCGCAATATCCCGCTCAACCTGCCGCTCGTTTCCGCCCCCATGGACACGGTGACGGAATCGCGGCTCGCCATCGCCCTCGCCCAGGAAGGGGGCATCGGCATCATTCACAAGAACCTGCCGCCCGATGCCCAGGCCCGCGAGGTCGCCAAGGTCAAGCGGTCGGAGAACGGCGTCATCGCCGACCCGATCACCCTCGGCCCCGATGACACCATCGCCAAGGCCCGCCGCCTGATGGCCGAGCAGAACGTCTCCGGCTTCCCCGTGACCGCCGACGGAACCAGCCGCGGGCGCGTGGTGGGCATCCTGACCCGGCGTGACATGAAGTTCCTCAGCACCTCCGCCGACAGCCGGGTGGGCGACGTGATGACCCAGAAAAACCTGGTCACCGCGCCCCCCGAGACCACGCTGGATGAGGCGGAGCGGCTTCTGACCAGTCGCCGCGTGGAGAAACTGCTGCTCATCGGCTCGGATGGCGCCCTCGCCGGACTGATCACGATGCGCGACATCGAGAACACCCGACGTCACCCTCGTGCCTGCCGGGACGCCCGCGGGCGCCTGCGAGTGGGCGCAGCGGTGGGCGTTCACCAACTGGATCGCGTCCAGGCCCTGATCGACGCTGAAGTGGACGTGATCGTGGTCGATACCGCCCACGGACACAGTCGCAATGTGCTTCAAACGGTCAAGGCCATTCGTTCACGGTACGACATCGACTTGATCGCGGGGAACATCGCCACCGCCGAGGCCGCCCGTGACCTGATCGAAGCCGGGGTGGACGCCGTCAAGGTGGGCATCGGTCCCGGCTCCATCTGCACCACCCGCGTGGTGACGGGCGTGGGCGTGCCCCAATTGACCGCCATCATGTCCGCCTGCTCCGTGGCGGATGACGCCGGGGTGCCCGTCATCGCGGATGGCGGCATCCGTCAGAGCGGGGACATCGCCAAGGCCCTCGCCGCCGGGGCCTCGGCGGTGATGATGGGCGGGCTCTTCGCCGGGCTGGATGAAAGCCCCGGCGAGCTGGTGCTCCACCGCGGACGCCGTTTCAAGAGTTACCGCGGCATGGGGAGCGAAGGCGCCATGGCCGCCGGCTCCGCCGACCGCTACGCCCAGGGCGGCGTGACGGAATCCCGCAAGTTCGTGCCCGAGGGGGTCGAGGGGCGCGTTCCCTACAAGGGGCCTCTCTCGGAATTCGTGTACCAGATGGTGGGGGGGCTTCGTGCCGCCATGGGCTACTGCGGCTGCGCCTCCATCGAGGAACTCCGTCGGGATGCGAGATTCGTCCGCGTATCCCCCGCCAGCGTGATCGAATCTCACCCGCACGACATCCAGATCACGCGCGAATCGCCCAACTACTCGATGATGCCCGTCGGCGACGAGTGA
- a CDS encoding PilT/PilU family type 4a pilus ATPase yields MIQELIADPVHHDRGTRPGEGKPIFMSYLEAAIKHAASDLIIKSEHHPRIRVRGTLRTLQTDLCTTDLMFQIAKDVLDERQYAHFQKHGSYDFAYDFDENHRFRVNLFMARGKPSLAARLITSDIKTFESLHLPQILGDISMSAQGLILFSGVTGSGKSTSIASMLQYVNERKRVHIVTIEDPIEYIFKDDKATINQREVGIDCVNFNEALRALVRENPDVVLVGEMRDYETFEAAIRAAETGHLVFGTIHASSAWQTFGRIYDLFPPDEREQIRKLLAYNLRAIIYQKLLPTLRPEIARIPALEILINTPIVQKYVLEGREGELLEIIKRSREEGMIDFTSSLVDLVEKEYIHHRVAMEATPKPEELKMRLKGIQ; encoded by the coding sequence TTGATCCAGGAACTGATCGCTGATCCGGTGCACCACGATCGCGGCACCCGTCCGGGCGAAGGCAAGCCGATCTTCATGTCCTACCTGGAGGCCGCCATCAAGCACGCGGCGTCCGACCTGATCATCAAGTCGGAGCACCACCCGCGCATCCGCGTCCGCGGCACGCTGCGCACGCTGCAGACCGACCTGTGCACGACCGATCTGATGTTCCAGATCGCCAAGGACGTGCTCGACGAACGCCAGTACGCCCACTTCCAGAAGCATGGGTCGTACGACTTCGCCTACGACTTCGACGAGAACCACCGGTTCCGCGTGAACCTGTTCATGGCCCGCGGCAAGCCGTCGCTGGCGGCGCGTCTCATCACGTCCGACATCAAAACCTTCGAGTCGCTGCACCTGCCGCAGATTCTGGGCGACATCTCCATGAGCGCGCAGGGGCTGATTCTCTTCTCGGGCGTCACCGGGTCAGGCAAGTCCACGTCGATCGCCTCGATGCTGCAGTACGTGAACGAGCGCAAGCGCGTTCACATCGTGACCATCGAGGATCCGATCGAATACATCTTCAAGGACGACAAGGCGACCATCAACCAGCGCGAGGTCGGCATCGACTGCGTGAACTTCAACGAGGCGCTGCGAGCCCTGGTGCGTGAGAACCCGGACGTGGTGCTGGTCGGCGAAATGCGCGACTACGAGACGTTCGAGGCCGCCATCCGCGCCGCCGAAACCGGCCACCTGGTGTTCGGCACCATTCACGCCTCGTCCGCGTGGCAGACCTTCGGGCGCATCTACGACCTGTTCCCGCCCGACGAGCGCGAGCAGATCCGCAAGCTGCTGGCGTACAACCTGCGGGCGATCATCTACCAGAAGCTGCTTCCCACGCTGCGTCCGGAGATCGCGCGCATCCCCGCGCTGGAGATTCTCATCAACACGCCCATCGTGCAGAAGTACGTACTGGAGGGACGCGAGGGCGAACTGCTGGAGATCATCAAGCGCAGCCGCGAGGAAGGCATGATCGACTTCACCTCGTCGCTTGTGGACCTGGTGGAGAAGGAATACATTCACCACCGCGTGGCGATGGAAGCCACGCCCAAGCCCGAGGAGCTCAAGATGCGCCTCAAGGGCATTCAGTGA
- the tadA gene encoding Flp pilus assembly complex ATPase component TadA, whose translation MQTYLTIFAAQSVENAMLLSPVKPILTLATFLPWAWLVSSKLDKDAAYFHLNRPAWNGWFMAGAVAAAASMLLIPIYWIGWPVGILLLLAPILAYWKVRNAAVPENRRFYITSDTIGQWLESRRKSAATRGALITFVDSAGKRRDVPLKEEPLFPTHLLAEDLLGPAIDSRASRIELSPGQSGFVVTQTIDGVKYRRDPVAADAGNALIDYFKSLAGLDVQNRRRRQVGKLKMEGPPGLHEIHVTTAGSSAGQEMRIEIDRSKRMDIPFDALGFLKPQMESLARFVEPVERHGIILIGAPPGNGLTTLGYSLIGRHDAYTTNIKTLEREIMLRRDGVDHTQFDADNPDLDFATNLQSILRRDPDVVLISDIMDKDTARVAAEPGNDGPLIYVPQRLPGVKEQVVDWVKRVGDLNKAVRALLAVINGRLVRTLCPNCKQGFRPAPDQIKKLGLPATVAQLFKAGGKVQVKNKIENCPVCQGTGYFGQVGVYEVMVLDQQARKMVAGNDLQGAYTHCRRNKMIFLQEAALQKVVEGVTSLEELARVITPPKQGPPPASPQPQPVAAKS comes from the coding sequence ATGCAGACATACCTGACTATCTTCGCCGCCCAGTCGGTTGAGAACGCCATGCTTCTCAGCCCGGTGAAGCCGATCCTGACCCTCGCCACCTTCCTCCCCTGGGCGTGGCTGGTGTCGAGCAAGCTGGACAAGGACGCGGCGTACTTCCACCTCAATCGCCCGGCATGGAACGGCTGGTTCATGGCCGGAGCCGTGGCGGCAGCCGCGTCCATGCTGCTGATCCCCATCTACTGGATCGGTTGGCCCGTCGGCATCCTGCTGCTGCTGGCCCCGATCCTGGCGTACTGGAAGGTGCGCAACGCCGCCGTGCCCGAGAATCGCCGGTTCTACATCACCAGCGATACCATCGGCCAGTGGCTGGAGTCGAGGCGGAAGTCCGCGGCGACGCGTGGAGCGCTCATCACCTTCGTTGATTCCGCCGGCAAGCGACGGGACGTTCCCCTCAAGGAGGAGCCCCTCTTCCCCACGCACCTGCTGGCGGAGGATCTGCTGGGCCCCGCCATCGATTCCCGCGCTTCACGCATCGAACTCAGTCCAGGCCAGAGCGGCTTCGTGGTCACCCAGACGATCGACGGCGTGAAGTACCGGCGCGACCCGGTCGCCGCCGACGCGGGCAACGCCCTGATCGACTACTTCAAGTCGCTGGCGGGGCTGGACGTGCAGAATCGTCGCCGACGCCAGGTCGGCAAGCTGAAGATGGAAGGCCCGCCCGGGCTGCACGAGATTCATGTCACGACCGCCGGGTCGTCGGCGGGGCAGGAAATGCGGATTGAAATCGACCGGTCGAAGCGGATGGACATTCCCTTCGACGCCCTGGGCTTCCTCAAGCCGCAGATGGAGTCGCTGGCCAGGTTCGTGGAGCCGGTGGAGCGTCACGGCATCATTCTCATCGGTGCGCCGCCCGGCAACGGCCTGACCACGCTGGGGTACAGTCTCATCGGTCGCCACGACGCCTACACCACGAACATCAAGACGCTCGAGCGCGAGATCATGCTGCGGCGCGACGGCGTCGATCACACGCAGTTCGACGCCGACAACCCCGATCTCGACTTCGCCACGAATCTGCAGTCCATTCTGCGCCGTGACCCCGACGTGGTGCTCATCAGCGACATCATGGACAAGGACACGGCCCGGGTCGCCGCCGAACCCGGCAATGATGGTCCGCTGATCTACGTCCCGCAGCGCCTGCCGGGGGTCAAGGAGCAGGTGGTGGACTGGGTGAAGCGCGTGGGCGACCTGAACAAGGCCGTGCGAGCGCTGCTGGCGGTCATCAACGGGCGGCTGGTGCGCACGCTGTGCCCCAACTGCAAGCAGGGCTTCCGCCCCGCGCCGGACCAGATCAAGAAACTCGGCCTGCCGGCCACGGTGGCGCAGCTCTTCAAGGCGGGCGGCAAGGTGCAGGTCAAGAACAAGATCGAAAACTGCCCCGTCTGCCAGGGGACCGGGTACTTCGGTCAGGTCGGCGTCTACGAGGTGATGGTGCTGGATCAGCAGGCCCGCAAGATGGTCGCCGGGAACGACCTGCAGGGCGCCTACACGCACTGCCGTCGCAACAAGATGATCTTCCTGCAGGAAGCGGCGCTCCAGAAGGTGGTGGAGGGCGTGACCTCGCTGGAAGAGCTGGCCCGCGTCATCACCCCGCCCAAGCAGGGGCCGCCGCCGGCGTCGCCCCAGCCGCAGCCGGTCGCCGCCAAGTCGTAA
- a CDS encoding CvpA family protein, protein MYFFFQIAVVFFVGLIAYWWANQGLFSSLLHFICVVCAGALALAVWEPLVGGLALRNTFFDQYAWGFGLIGLFAISLALMRLAADKIAPANVMLPDWANLAFGGLLGVGSGIISIGILMIGLGMTQMSNEFMGVKLWTRENRGISNIHDNQAQSLWVPAHEWTARFYEFISAGSFYPEFTRQPMAKVYPKLDMVAFSLHRDSFANGQGRTTIVPEAVGIIKTGIFGNVFTVDIRVNNEAYDHAQQFTMSSAQVRVLAYEGGDERRGRVAVSHPVRWTQPTPQGPTRKFEFDDVSHFVTSIPGQSEVVFQLEFPIGNGDFQIPPGYIPGYIQIKGLRFRLPRPAVEQGRPSFEGTRSQVAPADPSAPMADANTIQVRSDIQPINASFNNIIGLSHQDRWLVSGEGTFRRGDPPGSRDARIHGVYATPGTKIVTVHVNRDSVASINGPVRERAGETAAPILVDSNGATYYAKGYIYETPDNLRIVLVPEKLIRTVGELPHLPTSNANRLRLLYEVTEGVTITSFRLGDVTVCRANVLVGF, encoded by the coding sequence ATGTATTTCTTCTTCCAGATCGCCGTGGTCTTCTTCGTCGGGCTGATCGCCTACTGGTGGGCCAACCAGGGGCTGTTCAGTTCGCTGCTGCACTTCATCTGCGTGGTGTGCGCCGGGGCGCTTGCCCTGGCGGTGTGGGAGCCGCTGGTGGGCGGCCTGGCGCTTCGCAACACGTTCTTTGACCAGTACGCCTGGGGCTTCGGCCTCATCGGACTGTTCGCCATTTCGCTGGCGCTCATGCGACTGGCCGCCGACAAGATCGCTCCGGCCAACGTGATGCTGCCGGACTGGGCGAACCTGGCGTTCGGCGGCCTGCTCGGCGTGGGGTCGGGAATCATCTCCATCGGCATTCTGATGATCGGTCTGGGCATGACGCAGATGTCCAACGAGTTCATGGGCGTCAAGCTCTGGACGCGCGAGAACCGGGGCATCAGCAACATTCACGACAACCAGGCCCAGTCGCTGTGGGTTCCCGCCCACGAGTGGACGGCCCGCTTCTACGAGTTCATCAGCGCGGGCTCGTTCTATCCCGAGTTCACGCGCCAGCCGATGGCCAAGGTGTATCCCAAGCTGGACATGGTGGCCTTCTCGCTTCACCGCGACTCGTTCGCCAACGGTCAGGGGCGCACCACGATCGTGCCCGAGGCGGTCGGCATCATCAAGACGGGCATCTTCGGCAACGTCTTCACCGTCGATATCCGCGTGAACAACGAGGCGTACGACCACGCCCAGCAATTCACCATGTCCAGCGCGCAGGTGCGCGTGCTGGCATACGAGGGCGGCGACGAGCGGCGCGGTCGTGTCGCCGTCTCTCACCCGGTTCGCTGGACCCAGCCCACCCCGCAGGGGCCCACGCGCAAGTTCGAGTTCGACGACGTCAGCCACTTCGTGACGAGCATTCCGGGTCAGTCGGAGGTCGTCTTCCAGCTGGAGTTCCCGATCGGCAATGGCGACTTCCAGATTCCGCCCGGCTACATCCCCGGCTACATTCAGATCAAGGGGCTGAGGTTCCGCCTGCCTCGCCCGGCCGTGGAGCAGGGGCGACCCAGCTTCGAGGGAACGCGCAGCCAGGTGGCTCCGGCCGATCCGTCCGCGCCCATGGCCGACGCCAACACCATCCAGGTGCGCAGCGACATTCAGCCGATCAACGCCAGCTTCAACAACATCATCGGGCTGTCGCATCAGGACCGATGGCTGGTGTCCGGCGAGGGAACATTCCGGCGCGGTGATCCGCCCGGCAGCCGCGACGCCCGCATTCACGGCGTGTACGCCACGCCAGGAACCAAGATCGTCACGGTTCACGTCAACCGTGACAGCGTGGCGAGCATCAACGGGCCGGTGCGTGAACGGGCTGGCGAAACCGCCGCCCCCATCCTGGTCGATTCCAACGGCGCCACCTACTACGCCAAGGGGTACATCTACGAAACGCCGGACAACCTGCGCATCGTGCTGGTGCCGGAGAAGCTCATCCGCACGGTCGGCGAACTCCCCCACCTGCCCACCAGCAACGCCAACCGGCTCCGCCTGCTCTACGAGGTGACCGAGGGCGTAACCATCACCAGCTTCCGGCTCGGGGATGTCACGGTCTGCCGGGCCAACGTTCTGGTCGGCTTCTGA
- the accC gene encoding acetyl-CoA carboxylase biotin carboxylase subunit — protein sequence MFKRILIANRGEIALRIIRAAHELGIEAVCVYSRADADGPWLRSADHSICIGAAPSSESYLRIDRIISAAEVTGADAIHPGYGFLSENAHFAEVCRDCNIEFIGPSPEAMGLLGDKVSCKRMARQTGTPVFPGSDGAIEEEDEAIEVAGKIGYPVIVKASAGGGGRGMRIVRSQEELKAALTSARQEAQAAFGNGAVYIEKYLEHARHVEIQVLGDKHGNAIHLFGRDCSSQRRHQKLIEEAPIPEADAEKRNRVAESAAELIRRAQYAGAATVEFLMDRKQDFYMLEVNTRVQVEHPVTEMITGVDIVKEQIRIAAGEPLSYRQSDIRVNGHAIECRINAEDPDRNFTPQPGLLETFVPPGGPGVRVDTHARSGYRIPPNYDSMIGKLIVHAPTRREAIDRMKRALREFEIAPIRTTIPLHLRLLDHPNFVRADFDIKYVERYLADLAGEKKNA from the coding sequence ATGTTCAAGCGGATTCTGATCGCCAATCGCGGTGAAATCGCCCTGCGGATCATCCGGGCGGCGCACGAACTCGGCATCGAGGCCGTGTGCGTGTACTCCAGGGCCGACGCCGACGGTCCATGGCTGCGATCCGCCGATCACTCGATCTGCATCGGCGCAGCGCCCTCGTCCGAGTCGTACCTGCGCATCGACCGCATCATCTCCGCCGCCGAGGTGACGGGCGCCGACGCCATCCACCCCGGCTACGGCTTCCTCTCGGAGAATGCGCATTTCGCGGAAGTCTGCCGAGACTGCAACATCGAGTTCATCGGCCCCAGCCCGGAGGCGATGGGCCTGCTCGGCGACAAGGTGTCGTGCAAACGCATGGCCAGGCAGACAGGCACCCCTGTCTTCCCCGGCTCGGACGGAGCCATCGAGGAGGAGGATGAGGCCATCGAGGTGGCCGGCAAGATCGGCTACCCCGTCATCGTCAAAGCCTCGGCGGGCGGCGGTGGGCGAGGCATGCGCATTGTCCGCTCGCAGGAGGAGCTCAAGGCCGCGCTCACGTCCGCGCGTCAGGAGGCCCAGGCCGCCTTCGGCAACGGAGCGGTGTACATCGAGAAGTACCTCGAACACGCCCGGCACGTCGAGATCCAGGTGCTGGGCGACAAGCACGGCAACGCCATCCACCTGTTCGGGCGCGACTGCTCATCCCAGCGACGGCATCAGAAACTCATCGAGGAAGCCCCCATCCCCGAGGCCGACGCGGAGAAACGCAACCGCGTGGCGGAATCCGCAGCGGAACTCATCCGACGCGCTCAGTACGCCGGCGCCGCAACGGTCGAGTTCCTCATGGACCGCAAGCAGGACTTCTACATGCTCGAGGTCAACACCCGCGTGCAGGTGGAGCACCCGGTGACCGAGATGATCACCGGCGTGGACATTGTGAAGGAGCAGATTCGCATTGCGGCGGGCGAGCCGCTGTCGTACAGGCAGTCGGACATTCGCGTGAACGGACACGCCATCGAGTGCCGCATCAACGCGGAAGACCCCGACCGCAACTTCACACCCCAGCCGGGGCTGCTGGAGACGTTCGTTCCCCCCGGCGGCCCGGGCGTGCGCGTGGACACGCATGCACGGAGCGGGTACCGCATCCCCCCCAACTACGATTCGATGATCGGCAAGCTCATCGTGCATGCGCCGACGCGGCGAGAAGCGATTGACCGCATGAAGCGGGCGCTGCGCGAGTTCGAGATCGCACCCATCCGCACCACGATTCCACTGCACCTGCGGCTGCTGGATCATCCGAACTTCGTCAGGGCCGACTTTGACATCAAGTACGTTGAGCGGTACCTGGCCGATCTCGCCGGCGAGAAGAAGAACGCCTGA
- the accB gene encoding acetyl-CoA carboxylase biotin carboxyl carrier protein: protein MIDIRKLKELVRLMVQHELMEIDLRDGKEQVTVRRGGGGQAAPVVYSAPPAMPAAPHHAPSVPAPAHAPAGGSTGATPARSVDEGLIAIESPMVGTFYSAPDPDSPPFLNAGDHVSPGKVVCLIEAMKIFNEIKSEVAGRVERVLVKNGQAVEFGQKLFMVRPE, encoded by the coding sequence ATGATCGACATCCGCAAGCTCAAGGAGCTCGTGCGGCTCATGGTGCAGCACGAGCTCATGGAGATCGACCTTCGCGACGGCAAGGAGCAGGTGACCGTCCGCCGCGGGGGAGGCGGCCAGGCGGCGCCGGTGGTCTATTCGGCGCCCCCCGCCATGCCCGCCGCACCGCACCATGCTCCGAGCGTTCCCGCGCCGGCCCACGCTCCCGCGGGCGGCTCCACCGGCGCGACGCCCGCCAGGAGCGTGGATGAGGGACTGATCGCCATTGAAAGCCCGATGGTGGGCACGTTCTATTCCGCCCCCGACCCTGACTCGCCGCCATTCCTCAACGCCGGCGACCACGTCAGCCCCGGCAAGGTCGTCTGCCTGATCGAGGCCATGAAGATCTTCAACGAGATCAAATCGGAAGTCGCCGGGCGCGTGGAGCGCGTGCTGGTGAAGAACGGCCAGGCGGTCGAGTTCGGGCAGAAACTGTTCATGGTCAGGCCGGAGTGA